A section of the Thermococcus celericrescens genome encodes:
- a CDS encoding sodium/proline symporter has product MSGDSIVEGQTQILIVLVLYLSFLIGFGVYQGRKAKSGKDFAIAGRQLPGWIAALSERATGESAWALLGLPGFAYAAGLSAIWVAVGCVAGIIVAWTVFAGRLRREAEKYDATTFIDYIARRHSDAEKWIRILGSVTVVFFFFFYVGAQFLGGGKTLNALFGVDPKIGMLITAVIILPYTVLGGLKSVAYTDTVQAIVMILTLTIAPIVGLVYIANHPDVFAHSVSSALEMSGPEYSTILGGLVGGAAFVFVIAEFSWFFGYLGGMPQLSIRFMAIKDEKNAKLARNVGVSWTILAYIGALLIGWIGIAIFGPTGLEDQEAVMPSVMLKLFPPFLAAIFITGAIAAMLSTADSLLILSATELSENLLKPFVYKEDFDPKRSLKLSRITTVALGVIALVTAYLVPSKLIYTIVGYTWAGIGDTFSVIVIMTLFWKRFHGRAVPPTIVTGLLFTIFWISSGLEKVVSARLMTFIVTAVVAVIATYALKPKEAATTA; this is encoded by the coding sequence ATGAGCGGTGATTCAATAGTGGAGGGCCAGACCCAAATACTGATTGTTCTGGTTCTGTACCTTTCGTTTTTGATAGGGTTCGGAGTTTATCAGGGAAGGAAGGCAAAGAGCGGCAAGGACTTCGCCATCGCAGGCAGGCAGCTTCCGGGCTGGATAGCGGCACTCTCAGAGCGCGCCACAGGTGAATCCGCGTGGGCACTCCTGGGCCTCCCCGGTTTCGCCTATGCCGCCGGTCTCTCAGCGATATGGGTTGCAGTTGGATGTGTGGCCGGTATCATCGTGGCGTGGACCGTCTTCGCTGGAAGGCTCAGGAGGGAGGCCGAGAAGTACGACGCGACAACGTTCATCGACTACATCGCCAGGCGCCACTCCGACGCCGAGAAGTGGATAAGAATCCTCGGCAGCGTTACTGTGGTGTTCTTCTTTTTCTTCTACGTCGGTGCCCAGTTCCTCGGCGGCGGAAAGACGCTGAACGCTCTCTTCGGCGTTGATCCAAAGATCGGAATGCTGATAACCGCGGTGATAATCCTGCCCTACACCGTCCTCGGAGGCCTCAAGAGCGTCGCGTACACGGACACCGTCCAGGCGATAGTCATGATACTCACCCTCACCATAGCGCCAATAGTCGGCCTCGTCTACATCGCCAACCACCCGGATGTTTTCGCTCACTCCGTTTCCAGCGCCCTAGAGATGTCCGGGCCCGAGTACTCCACAATCCTCGGGGGACTCGTAGGTGGCGCCGCGTTCGTCTTCGTCATAGCAGAGTTCTCATGGTTCTTCGGCTACCTTGGTGGAATGCCCCAGCTCAGCATCAGGTTCATGGCAATCAAGGACGAGAAGAACGCCAAACTCGCCAGGAACGTCGGCGTCAGCTGGACCATACTGGCCTACATCGGTGCCCTCCTCATAGGATGGATTGGAATAGCCATCTTCGGCCCGACCGGCCTCGAGGACCAGGAGGCCGTTATGCCCTCGGTCATGCTGAAGCTGTTCCCGCCATTCCTCGCGGCGATATTCATAACCGGCGCGATAGCGGCCATGCTCTCGACGGCTGACTCGCTGCTCATACTCTCCGCCACCGAGCTCTCGGAGAACCTGCTCAAGCCCTTCGTCTACAAGGAGGACTTCGATCCGAAGAGGAGCCTTAAGCTTTCGAGGATCACCACCGTCGCCCTGGGTGTCATAGCACTCGTTACCGCCTACCTCGTGCCGTCAAAGCTCATCTACACCATCGTCGGCTACACCTGGGCCGGAATAGGCGACACCTTCTCTGTGATAGTCATAATGACGCTGTTCTGGAAGAGGTTCCACGGAAGGGCCGTCCCGCCGACCATCGTAACGGGACTGCTGTTCACCATCTTCTGGATCAGCTCGGGGCTTGAGAAGGTCGTCTCGGCAAGGCTCATGACCTTCATCGTGACCGCTGTGGTTGCGGTGATAGCGACCTACGCCCTGAAGCCCAAGGAGGCAGCCACCACCGCCTGA
- a CDS encoding acetate--CoA ligase family protein, producing MTFDYFFKPKAIAVIGASNDPLKLGYEVFKNLKDYKDGKVYPVNVKDEVVQGVKAYKNVKDIPDEVDLAVVVVPKRFVKGTIEDCGEKGVKGIILITAGFGEVGEEGKREERELVEIAHKYGMRIVGPNCVGIMNTHNAMNATFVTNAKKGDIAFISQSGALGAGIIYKTVKEGIGFSKFVSIGNMADVDFAEFMEYLADTEEDKAIALYIEGLKNGRAFMEIAKRATKKKPVIVLKAGKSESGARAASSHTGSLAGSYKIYEAAFKQSGIIVADTIDDMLSMARAFTQPLPKGTRVAIMTNAGGPGVLTADEIDKRGLKLANLEEETIEGLRSFLPPMAAVKNPVDMIASARGEDYYKTAKLLLEDPNVDMLISICVVPTFAGMTPTEHAEGVVRAVKEVNNGKPVLGLFMAGYVSEPAKEVLEKAGIPSYERPEDVAAAAYALVEFAKAKGVLKEEE from the coding sequence ATGACGTTTGATTACTTCTTCAAGCCAAAGGCTATAGCGGTTATCGGAGCATCCAACGACCCGCTCAAGCTTGGCTATGAGGTCTTCAAGAACCTCAAGGATTACAAAGACGGCAAGGTTTATCCTGTGAACGTCAAGGACGAGGTCGTTCAGGGCGTCAAGGCTTACAAGAACGTGAAGGACATTCCGGACGAGGTTGACCTGGCCGTTGTCGTCGTTCCGAAGCGCTTCGTCAAGGGTACCATAGAGGACTGCGGAGAGAAGGGTGTCAAAGGAATAATCCTCATCACGGCGGGCTTCGGTGAGGTCGGCGAGGAGGGCAAGAGGGAGGAGCGCGAGCTCGTTGAGATAGCCCACAAATACGGCATGCGCATAGTCGGCCCCAACTGTGTCGGTATAATGAACACCCACAACGCCATGAACGCCACCTTCGTGACCAACGCGAAGAAGGGAGACATAGCCTTCATAAGCCAGAGCGGTGCCCTCGGAGCGGGCATAATCTACAAGACCGTCAAGGAAGGAATAGGCTTCTCCAAGTTCGTCAGCATAGGCAACATGGCGGATGTTGACTTCGCCGAGTTCATGGAGTACCTCGCCGATACGGAGGAGGACAAGGCAATCGCGCTTTACATCGAGGGTCTGAAGAACGGAAGGGCTTTCATGGAGATAGCCAAGCGCGCCACCAAGAAGAAGCCGGTCATAGTTCTCAAAGCTGGCAAGAGCGAGAGCGGAGCGAGAGCGGCATCTTCCCACACAGGTTCACTCGCCGGCTCGTACAAGATATACGAGGCGGCCTTCAAGCAGAGCGGAATAATCGTCGCGGACACGATAGACGACATGCTCAGCATGGCTCGCGCTTTCACCCAGCCCCTGCCGAAGGGAACCCGCGTCGCCATAATGACCAACGCCGGCGGACCGGGAGTTCTCACCGCGGACGAGATAGACAAGCGCGGGCTGAAGCTGGCCAACCTCGAAGAGGAGACCATCGAGGGACTTCGCTCGTTCCTTCCGCCGATGGCGGCAGTCAAGAACCCGGTCGACATGATAGCCTCCGCCAGGGGAGAGGACTACTACAAAACGGCAAAGCTTCTCCTCGAAGACCCCAACGTTGACATGCTGATAAGCATCTGTGTCGTTCCGACCTTCGCGGGCATGACGCCGACTGAGCACGCGGAGGGCGTCGTGAGGGCGGTTAAGGAGGTCAACAACGGCAAGCCGGTTCTCGGTCTGTTCATGGCAGGCTACGTGAGCGAGCCCGCGAAGGA